The proteins below come from a single Balaenoptera acutorostrata chromosome 2, mBalAcu1.1, whole genome shotgun sequence genomic window:
- the GPX4 gene encoding phospholipid hydroperoxide glutathione peroxidase isoform X2, which yields MSFNRLCRLLKPALLCGALVVPGLASTMCASRDDWRCARSMHEFSAKDIDGRMVNLDKYRGYVCIVTNVASQUGKTEVNYTQLVDLHARFAERGLRILAFPCNQFGKQEPGSNAEIKEFAAGYNVKFDMFSKICVNGDDAHPLWKWMKVQPKGRGMLGNAIKWNFTKFLIDKNGCVVKRYGPMEEPLVIEKDLPCYL from the exons ATGAGCTTCAACCGCTTGTGTCGTCTGTTGAAGCCAGCGCTTCTCTGCGGGGCCCTGGTAGTGCCTGGCCTGGCCAGCACCATG TGCGCGTCCCGCGACGACTGGCGCTGTGCTCGCTCCATGCACGAATTCTCAGCTAAGGACATCGATGGGCGCATGGTTAACCTGGACAAGTACCG GGGCTACGTGTGCATCGTCACCAATGTGGCCTCGCAATGAGGCAAGACAGAGGTAAACTACACTCAGCTGGTCGACCTGCACGCCCGATTCGCTGAGCGTGGTTTACGGATCCTGGCCTTCCCTTGCAACCAGTTTGGGAAGCAG GAGCCAGGGAGTAACGCCGAGATCAAAGAGTTCGCTGCCGGCTATAACGTCAAATTCGACATGTTCAGCAAGATCTGTGTGAATggggatgatgcccacccactgTGGAAGTGGATGAAAGTCCAGCCCAAGGGGAGGGGCATGCTGGGAAA TGCCATCAAATGGAACTTCACCAAG TTCCTCATTGACAAGAACGGCTGTGTGGTGAAGCGGTACGGTCCCATGGAAGAGCCCCTG GTGATAGAGAAGGATCTGCCGTGCTACCTCTAG
- the GPX4 gene encoding phospholipid hydroperoxide glutathione peroxidase isoform X1 produces MGRAAAGSPGRRRQRRRLLAGRRRRASRGRRHRRAPRRRRVRACCRRRARPRLPPTTKSPGQCASRDDWRCARSMHEFSAKDIDGRMVNLDKYRGYVCIVTNVASQUGKTEVNYTQLVDLHARFAERGLRILAFPCNQFGKQEPGSNAEIKEFAAGYNVKFDMFSKICVNGDDAHPLWKWMKVQPKGRGMLGNAIKWNFTKFLIDKNGCVVKRYGPMEEPLVIEKDLPCYL; encoded by the exons ATGGGCCGCGCAGCCGCCGGCTCCCCGGGTCGTCGCAGGCAGCGGCGCCGGTTGCTGGCCGGGCGGCGGCGCCGAGCCTCCCGGGGGCGGCGGCACCGCCGAGCCCCCCGGAGGCGGAGGGTTCGAGCGTGCTGTCGCAGGAGGGCGCGCCCCCGGCTTCCGCCGACTACCAAGAGCCCTGGGCAG TGCGCGTCCCGCGACGACTGGCGCTGTGCTCGCTCCATGCACGAATTCTCAGCTAAGGACATCGATGGGCGCATGGTTAACCTGGACAAGTACCG GGGCTACGTGTGCATCGTCACCAATGTGGCCTCGCAATGAGGCAAGACAGAGGTAAACTACACTCAGCTGGTCGACCTGCACGCCCGATTCGCTGAGCGTGGTTTACGGATCCTGGCCTTCCCTTGCAACCAGTTTGGGAAGCAG GAGCCAGGGAGTAACGCCGAGATCAAAGAGTTCGCTGCCGGCTATAACGTCAAATTCGACATGTTCAGCAAGATCTGTGTGAATggggatgatgcccacccactgTGGAAGTGGATGAAAGTCCAGCCCAAGGGGAGGGGCATGCTGGGAAA TGCCATCAAATGGAACTTCACCAAG TTCCTCATTGACAAGAACGGCTGTGTGGTGAAGCGGTACGGTCCCATGGAAGAGCCCCTG GTGATAGAGAAGGATCTGCCGTGCTACCTCTAG